GGCTTGCTCCCCAGGACCATGGCTAAGAACCTGCTAGCAGCGGCCACCTGTCCAATTTGCCTGGACTATTTCTCACGTCCCGTCTCGCTCTCCTGTGGACATGTCTTCTGCTTCGATTGCCTTCgccactgggtggcaggaagaGAGGATTTCGTGCTGGTTTGCCCCACATGTCGCTCGGTCAGTGAGAAGGTACCTATGGAAGAGTGGCTAATCGGAAAGCTGACCCTTCTAACCAGGCAACACAGTGGTCTCCTGGAGCAGAGTCTGCTCCTTAGTGAGGAGGTTCTGAGGTTCCAGGAGGATGATGTCCTGGACACAGCTACCGCCCACTCCCTCCTTGAGCTCTCCAGCGATCAGAGGAGCGTTGAATGTGGGAAGACCTCCAACAACCTGCTGGAAGACCCCAGTGGGTTCCCTCACCTGGTCTGTGTACTAGGAAACACCTGCTTCTCCTGGGGCCGCCATTACTGGGAGGTTGAAGTAGGAGAAGCCAAGGAGTGGACCCTGGGTGTCTTGCAAGAGTCATTTGACACAAAGAAGGGTGATTTAACCTCTGACCACGGTTTCTGGATCATCTCCGTGGAGGCAGGATTCATTCACCCCTGCACCAACACAGAAGTAATCGTTCCTGCAAGCCCTAGTCTTCACTGCGTAGGAGTTTTCCTGGATGTGGATTTGGGAGAG
The sequence above is drawn from the Lepus europaeus isolate LE1 chromosome 3, mLepTim1.pri, whole genome shotgun sequence genome and encodes:
- the LOC133756625 gene encoding ret finger protein-like 4B, coding for MAKNLLAAATCPICLDYFSRPVSLSCGHVFCFDCLRHWVAGREDFVLVCPTCRSVSEKVPMEEWLIGKLTLLTRQHSGLLEQSLLLSEEVLRFQEDDVLDTATAHSLLELSSDQRSVECGKTSNNLLEDPSGFPHLVCVLGNTCFSWGRHYWEVEVGEAKEWTLGVLQESFDTKKGDLTSDHGFWIISVEAGFIHPCTNTEVIVPASPSLHCVGVFLDVDLGEIKFFDVGNKALIYMHRFLSTVEPFRPFFSFVPF